Proteins encoded together in one Pseudomonas sp. TCU-HL1 window:
- a CDS encoding NnrS family protein, producing the protein MQLLDASRELAIRPIWRLGFRPFFLFGTAFALLAVLIWILALHGHVGTWQPAGGWLAWHRHEMVFGFGGAIIAGFLLTAVQNWTGNPGLRGRSLALLVTLWLAARVAWLLGAPLALLIPLELIFLPAVAIVMGRSLWRVRQRGNYPVVVVLSLLAAADALALWGLATINDALQRQGVLAALWLVAALMGLIGGRVIPFFTQRGLGRVQQVKAWPWLDWSALAGSVLLAISFASGPGLQPDPRLAVLCVLIGLANLLRLVRWYDAGVWRVTLLWPLHLAFAWLAAAPLGLAAWHLGFLANPGVAQHALGVGAMGGLILAMIARVSLGHSGRPLETPRVMGLAFALLNLGAVARVVLLPLAGTAALWLAAVCWAAAFALFLRHYAVLLCTPRLDGRPG; encoded by the coding sequence GTGCAATTGCTTGACGCCTCCCGCGAGCTCGCCATTCGGCCGATCTGGCGACTGGGGTTTCGCCCCTTTTTCCTCTTCGGCACGGCCTTCGCCCTGCTGGCTGTACTGATCTGGATACTGGCGCTCCATGGTCACGTCGGAACCTGGCAACCAGCAGGTGGCTGGCTGGCCTGGCACCGACACGAGATGGTGTTCGGTTTCGGCGGCGCCATCATCGCCGGCTTCCTGCTTACCGCCGTGCAGAACTGGACCGGCAACCCCGGCCTTCGCGGCCGCTCACTGGCCTTGCTGGTGACGCTCTGGCTGGCTGCTCGCGTGGCCTGGTTGCTCGGCGCCCCCCTGGCCTTGCTGATTCCCCTTGAGCTGATCTTCCTGCCTGCTGTCGCCATCGTGATGGGGCGTAGCCTCTGGCGCGTACGCCAGCGCGGCAACTACCCCGTGGTTGTGGTGCTGTCCCTGCTCGCCGCCGCCGACGCGTTGGCCCTCTGGGGATTGGCCACGATCAACGATGCGCTGCAGCGCCAGGGTGTGCTGGCAGCGCTCTGGTTGGTGGCCGCACTGATGGGCCTGATCGGTGGGCGGGTGATTCCCTTTTTCACTCAGCGTGGGCTGGGTCGGGTTCAGCAGGTGAAGGCCTGGCCCTGGCTGGATTGGAGCGCGCTGGCGGGTAGCGTTCTGCTGGCCATCAGCTTCGCCAGCGGTCCGGGGTTGCAGCCTGATCCCCGGCTAGCGGTTCTCTGCGTTTTGATTGGGCTGGCTAACCTGCTGCGCTTGGTGCGCTGGTACGACGCCGGCGTCTGGCGAGTGACATTGCTTTGGCCGCTGCATCTGGCGTTTGCCTGGTTGGCCGCGGCGCCCCTCGGACTGGCAGCTTGGCACCTGGGCTTCCTGGCCAATCCCGGCGTGGCTCAGCACGCACTGGGTGTGGGAGCCATGGGCGGGTTGATTCTGGCGATGATCGCCCGCGTCAGTCTGGGCCACAGTGGCCGTCCTCTGGAAACGCCCCGCGTGATGGGGCTTGCTTTCGCGCTACTCAATCTCGGTGCGGTCGCCCGCGTGGTGCTGTTGCCGCTGGCAGGGACTGCGGCACTGTGGCTGGCGGCCGTCTGCTGGGCAGCGGCGTTTGCGTTGTTCCTGCGGCACTACGCGGTATTGCTGTGCACGCCGAGACTGGATGGCCGGCCGGGTTGA
- a CDS encoding PepSY domain-containing protein, translating to MKKLAALFAIATLATTAGLAQARDLGPDEALKLRDAGTIQSFEKLNAVALAKHPGGTINETELEEEYGRYIYQVELRDAQGVQWDLELDATSGQILKDHQDD from the coding sequence ATGAAGAAACTTGCTGCCCTGTTCGCCATTGCTACCCTCGCCACCACCGCCGGTCTTGCTCAGGCCCGTGACCTCGGTCCGGACGAAGCCCTCAAGCTGCGCGACGCCGGCACCATCCAGTCGTTCGAGAAGCTCAACGCCGTGGCGCTGGCCAAGCACCCCGGCGGCACCATCAACGAAACCGAGCTGGAAGAGGAATACGGCCGCTACATCTACCAGGTGGAGCTGCGTGACGCCCAGGGCGTGCAGTGGGACCTGGAGCTTGATGCCACCAGCGGCCAGATCCTCAAGGATCACCAGGACGACTGA
- a CDS encoding AAA family ATPase, producing the protein MKVLVLTGPESSGKSRLAAELQAEFGGLLVGEYVRHFIDREQRDTCYADIPAIARGQLEWEDNARAKAPPLLILDTHLLSNMLWSRKLFNDCPAWLEHELLARRYDLHLLLSPQGMEWIDDGQRCQPDLAERVAFFGDCRNWLENTRQRYEVIEGDWETRRLHVLQRVSRWLAATP; encoded by the coding sequence ATGAAGGTACTGGTACTGACGGGCCCGGAGTCCAGCGGCAAGAGCCGGCTGGCAGCGGAGCTCCAGGCAGAGTTCGGCGGACTGCTGGTGGGCGAGTATGTCCGCCACTTCATCGACCGCGAACAGCGCGACACTTGCTATGCCGACATCCCGGCCATTGCCCGCGGCCAGCTCGAATGGGAAGACAACGCCCGCGCCAAGGCTCCTCCCCTGCTGATCCTCGACACCCACTTGCTCAGCAACATGCTGTGGAGCAGGAAGCTGTTCAACGATTGCCCCGCCTGGCTGGAACACGAGCTACTGGCGCGCCGCTACGACCTGCATCTGCTGCTGAGCCCGCAAGGGATGGAGTGGATAGATGACGGCCAGCGCTGCCAGCCGGACCTCGCCGAGCGCGTAGCCTTCTTCGGGGATTGCCGCAACTGGCTGGAAAACACCAGGCAACGATATGAAGTGATCGAGGGTGATTGGGAGACGCGCCGCCTGCATGTGCTGCAACGCGTATCCCGCTGGCTCGCGGCTACCCCCTAA
- a CDS encoding transmembrane sensor/regulator PpyR yields MTSLFGCPQRLMQLSHLFLWTGLFQLLLGIAGAYYLDARLGLLMLVGAHGMVILGPTLIKLGYVMRLTAQYQLRNEERGLACAIA; encoded by the coding sequence ATGACCAGTCTGTTCGGATGTCCCCAACGTTTGATGCAACTGTCTCATCTGTTTCTCTGGACCGGCCTGTTCCAGCTCCTGTTGGGCATTGCCGGCGCTTATTACCTTGATGCCCGTCTCGGGCTGCTGATGCTGGTCGGCGCCCACGGCATGGTCATCCTGGGGCCGACCCTGATCAAGCTGGGTTATGTGATGCGCCTGACTGCCCAGTACCAACTGCGTAACGAAGAGCGGGGGTTGGCCTGTGCAATTGCTTGA
- a CDS encoding response regulator transcription factor, which yields MRLLLVEDHVPLADELTTSLGRQGYAVDWLADGRDALHQGAIEPYDLIILDLGLPGKPGLEVLQEWRAGGLSTPVLILTARGSWAERIDGLKAGADDYLTKPFHPEELALRIQALLRRAHGLANQPQLEAAGLQLDEGRQCVSRNGEEVQLTAAEFRLLRYFMLHPGQLLSKSHLAEHLYDGETERDSNVIEVHVNHLRRKLGREVIETRRGQGYRFTGEGR from the coding sequence ATGCGGTTGTTGCTGGTAGAGGACCATGTCCCCCTGGCCGATGAGCTGACCACCAGCCTTGGCCGCCAAGGCTATGCGGTGGATTGGCTGGCCGATGGCCGAGATGCATTGCACCAGGGGGCCATCGAGCCGTACGACCTGATTATTCTGGACCTCGGCCTGCCCGGCAAGCCCGGGCTCGAGGTGCTGCAGGAGTGGCGGGCCGGCGGCCTCTCGACGCCGGTGCTGATCCTGACCGCACGTGGCTCCTGGGCCGAGCGGATCGACGGTCTCAAGGCCGGTGCCGATGACTACCTCACCAAACCCTTCCATCCCGAGGAGCTGGCCCTGCGCATCCAGGCGTTGCTGCGTCGCGCGCACGGCCTGGCGAACCAGCCGCAACTGGAAGCGGCTGGCCTGCAACTGGACGAGGGGCGGCAATGCGTCAGCCGCAATGGCGAGGAAGTCCAACTGACCGCCGCCGAGTTCCGCCTGTTGCGTTACTTCATGCTGCACCCGGGCCAGCTCCTGTCGAAGAGCCACCTGGCCGAGCATCTGTATGACGGCGAGACCGAGCGGGATTCCAACGTGATCGAGGTGCACGTCAATCACCTGCGGCGCAAGCTCGGTCGCGAAGTCATCGAGACGCGGCGAGGGCAGGGCTACCGCTTCACCGGTGAGGGTCGATGA
- a CDS encoding ATP-binding protein gives MRSIQHRLSLGLVGVLILVGLVLAQTSLWLFDLGLRRYLAEGLRSEAELLLSSLVRGQNGIQLDEKRLNPAHQQPYSGRYFIIELNEQPWRSRSLWDAELSMPPQKGLAEGLLPGPNDQELLAWRGDYRRLGHQVRIVVAQDYTPVLESISRVQWTGFALGVAGLLLILALQRITVRRALRPLEEVRQEIVQLQHGQRSELDSQVPEELEPLVVQINRLLSHTEDTLKRSRNALGNLGHALKTPLAVLVSLADREELRGYPELRAILREQLEQIEQRLGRELGRARLAGEALPGAHFDCAEELPGLFSTLAMIHDRRLDLDWDAPDGLRLPWDREDLLELLGNLLDNACKWAETQVNLTIRGGEGGYSLMVDDDGPGIAEDKREEVIGRGARLDEQVAGHGLGLGIVRDIVESWNGRLRLQESPLGGLRVRIELPAAQTS, from the coding sequence ATGAGGTCGATCCAGCACCGGCTCAGCCTCGGGCTGGTAGGCGTTCTGATTCTGGTGGGGCTGGTCCTGGCGCAGACCAGCCTCTGGCTGTTCGACCTGGGGCTGCGACGCTACCTGGCGGAGGGGCTGCGCAGTGAAGCCGAGCTGTTGCTGAGTTCCCTGGTGCGCGGCCAGAACGGCATTCAGCTGGATGAAAAACGTCTCAACCCGGCCCATCAGCAACCTTACTCAGGCCGCTACTTCATCATCGAGCTGAATGAACAGCCCTGGCGTTCGCGCTCCCTCTGGGATGCCGAACTGTCCATGCCGCCGCAGAAGGGGCTGGCGGAAGGGCTTCTGCCGGGACCCAATGATCAGGAACTGCTGGCTTGGCGGGGTGATTACCGCCGCCTCGGCCACCAGGTGCGGATTGTCGTGGCGCAGGACTACACCCCGGTGCTGGAGAGTATTAGTCGCGTGCAGTGGACCGGGTTCGCCCTGGGCGTGGCGGGGCTGCTGCTGATCCTTGCCCTGCAGCGTATTACCGTGCGCCGAGCATTGCGTCCACTGGAGGAGGTCCGCCAGGAGATCGTCCAGCTTCAGCATGGCCAGCGCAGCGAGCTGGATAGCCAGGTGCCCGAGGAGCTGGAACCATTGGTCGTACAGATCAACCGCCTGCTCAGCCACACAGAAGACACGCTCAAGCGCTCGCGCAATGCCCTGGGCAACCTCGGCCATGCGTTGAAGACGCCGCTGGCGGTGCTGGTCAGCCTGGCCGACCGTGAAGAGCTGCGCGGCTACCCGGAGCTGCGCGCAATCCTACGCGAGCAGCTGGAGCAGATCGAGCAGCGTCTGGGCCGTGAGCTGGGCCGGGCACGCCTGGCGGGCGAGGCGCTACCGGGCGCGCACTTCGATTGTGCCGAGGAACTCCCTGGCCTGTTTTCCACACTGGCGATGATCCACGATCGGAGGCTGGATCTGGACTGGGACGCTCCCGACGGCCTGCGCCTGCCTTGGGATCGGGAAGACCTGCTGGAGCTGCTCGGTAACTTGCTGGATAACGCCTGCAAATGGGCGGAAACCCAGGTCAACCTGACTATCCGTGGCGGGGAGGGTGGTTACAGCCTGATGGTGGATGACGACGGTCCGGGCATCGCCGAAGACAAGCGCGAGGAAGTCATCGGCCGGGGCGCGCGGCTGGACGAACAGGTCGCCGGACACGGCTTGGGGCTCGGCATCGTGCGTGACATCGTCGAATCCTGGAATGGCCGTTTGAGACTGCAGGAAAGCCCGCTGGGCGGGTTGCGGGTGCGCATCGAGCTACCGGCTGCGCAAACCTCGTAG
- a CDS encoding PepSY domain-containing protein: MRWILRYCGIIALILAIFALEAVARDLDQDEALKLREEGVILPLDQLLRSALGLYPGARLLEAELEEEDDVYIYEVELVTADGTVRELELDARDGRILKDEEDD; the protein is encoded by the coding sequence ATGCGCTGGATCCTTCGCTACTGCGGGATCATCGCCCTGATCCTGGCCATCTTCGCCCTCGAGGCGGTGGCCAGGGACCTGGATCAGGACGAGGCCCTCAAACTCCGTGAAGAGGGGGTCATCCTGCCGCTCGACCAACTGCTGCGAAGCGCCCTGGGGCTTTACCCCGGGGCGCGCCTGCTTGAAGCCGAGCTGGAAGAAGAGGATGACGTCTACATTTACGAGGTGGAGCTGGTGACCGCCGATGGTACGGTGCGTGAGTTGGAACTGGATGCCCGCGACGGGCGGATTCTGAAGGACGAGGAAGACGACTGA
- a CDS encoding patatin-like phospholipase family protein, which translates to MSAIHIKFSTLTLRAGSRALAHIRGQGLEPADVSILPGAAGGPKALGIQGLDLALFGDWLPRAPRERALIGASIGSWRFASACLPNAAEGIRRLGDLYTRQRFPKGVSMAEVSRLCGLMLDDLLQGQDAQVLANPHYRLNVVVVKSHGLLAQDRRGALGLGLSSVIGSNLLGRLRLSRHFERVILHDARQAPPLAPLSDFPSRYHALDAGNLRHALLASGSIPMVMEGVRDIPGAGPGTYRDGGLLDYHLDLPYNPGGVVLYPHFTDKVVPGWFDKGLPWRKGDAERLQDVLLISPSREYLATLPHGKLPDRKDFKRYLGDDAARERYWRKAMAESQRLGDEFLELADNGKLGERLQSL; encoded by the coding sequence ATGAGCGCCATCCACATCAAGTTTTCCACCCTTACCCTGCGCGCAGGAAGTCGCGCCCTGGCGCACATTCGTGGACAAGGCCTTGAACCGGCCGATGTCAGCATCCTTCCCGGAGCAGCGGGCGGCCCCAAGGCGCTGGGCATCCAGGGCCTGGACCTGGCGCTGTTTGGCGACTGGCTGCCACGCGCGCCGCGCGAGCGTGCCCTGATCGGCGCCTCCATCGGTTCCTGGCGGTTCGCCAGCGCCTGCCTGCCGAACGCCGCCGAAGGCATCCGCCGCTTGGGCGATCTCTACACCCGCCAGCGCTTCCCCAAGGGCGTGAGCATGGCGGAAGTCAGCCGCCTCTGCGGCCTGATGCTGGATGACCTGCTCCAGGGGCAGGACGCGCAGGTGCTGGCCAACCCCCATTACCGCCTGAACGTGGTGGTGGTGAAGAGCCATGGCCTGCTGGCCCAGGACCGTCGCGGTGCACTCGGCCTGGGGCTGTCCTCGGTAATCGGCAGCAACCTGCTGGGCCGTCTGCGTCTGTCCCGGCACTTCGAGCGGGTCATCCTCCATGACGCCCGCCAGGCACCGCCGCTGGCGCCGCTGTCCGACTTCCCCTCGCGCTACCACGCGCTGGATGCGGGAAACCTGCGCCACGCCCTGCTTGCGTCCGGCTCGATTCCCATGGTGATGGAAGGCGTTCGCGACATCCCCGGAGCCGGCCCGGGTACCTACCGCGACGGCGGCCTGCTCGACTACCATCTGGACCTGCCTTACAACCCGGGCGGCGTAGTGCTCTATCCGCACTTCACCGACAAGGTGGTGCCTGGCTGGTTTGACAAAGGCCTGCCCTGGCGCAAGGGCGATGCGGAGCGCCTGCAGGACGTGCTGCTGATTTCCCCTTCGCGCGAGTACCTGGCCACCTTGCCTCATGGCAAACTGCCAGACCGCAAGGACTTCAAGCGTTATCTCGGCGACGACGCCGCACGCGAACGCTATTGGCGCAAGGCCATGGCCGAGAGCCAGCGCCTGGGCGACGAATTCCTCGAGCTGGCGGACAACGGAAAACTGGGAGAGCGCTTGCAAAGCCTCTGA